The Bos indicus x Bos taurus breed Angus x Brahman F1 hybrid chromosome 10, Bos_hybrid_MaternalHap_v2.0, whole genome shotgun sequence genome has a segment encoding these proteins:
- the LOC113899454 gene encoding olfactory receptor 4K3-like has product MEEANQSVVSEFIFLGLCDSWDLQAFLLVAFSSLYLITILGNVFIVLLVIADLHLHSPMYFLLANLSFSDLCFSSVTTPKLIIDFLKENKTISFRGCMCQMFFGHFFGGGEMVLLVMMAYDRYVAICKPLHYSSIMNTKMCIQLVTTSWIIGFVHSISQLAIITQLPFCGPRKLDSFFCDIPLVIKLVCMDTYILEVLTNANSGVLATVCFILLLISYSYILLTVCHQSKGGASKALSTCTAHITVVMLFFGPCIFIYLCPLSITWVDKFLAVFYGIITPLLNPVIYTLRNKEIRNAIKRL; this is encoded by the coding sequence ATGGAAGAAGCAAACCAGTCTGTGgtatctgaatttatttttcttgggctgtGCGACTCATGGGACCTCCAGGCCTTCCTCCTAGTGGCATTTTCTTCACTTTACTTGATCACCATTTTAGGCAATGTCTTCATTGTGCTCCTAGTTATTGCTGACCTTCACCTCCACTCCCCTATGTACTTCCTATTGGCTAATCTGTCATTCTCTGACCTATGCTTTTCCTCAGTAACCACCCCTAAACTGATCATAgactttctgaaagaaaataagacCATCTCCTTTAGAGGTTGCATGTGTCAGATGTTTTTTGGACATTTTTTTGGAGGGGGTGAGATGGTGCTCCTAGTGATGATGGCCTATGACCgttatgtggccatctgcaaaccacTCCATTACTCCAGCATCATGAATACAAAAATGTGCATTCAACTAGTGACGACATCATGGATCATTGGCTTTGTGCATTCAATAAGCCAACTAGCTATAATTACACAACTACCCTTCTGTGGGCCCAGAAAATTGGATAGCTTTTTCTGTGATATTCCATTGGTGATCAAGTTAGTCTGCATGGACACTTATATTCTAGAAGTGTTGACAAATGCTAACAGTGGGGTACTTGCAACCGTTTGCTTCATTCTGTTGCTGATCTCTTACTCTTATATTCTACTTACTGTCTGTCACCAATCAAAGGGTGGGGCATCCAAGGCGCTCTCCACCTGCACTGCCCACATCACAGTGGTCATGTTATTCTTCGGGCCTTGCATCTTCATCTACCTATGTCCACTCAGCATCACTTGGGTGGACAAGTTCCTTGCTGTATTTTATGGGATCATCACACCACTACTAAATCCAGTCATTTATACTTTAAGAAATAAAGAGATTAGAAATGCCATTAAGCGGCTATGA
- the LOC113899455 gene encoding olfactory receptor 4F6-like, protein MYEANDSSVSEFVFLGLSASRPVQHFLLAFSTVFYVTIVLGNLLVVFAMTFDPHLHSPMYFLLANLSFIDLCFSTLTVPKMISDLYFGHKTISFQGCVIQIFVLHTLGGSEMVLLTAMAFDRYVAICKPLHYLTIMSPQVCLLLLCGAWAIGLIHSVVQLAFVIHLPFCGPNEIDSFYCDLPWFIKLACIDSYRMEFMVTAISGFISMGTFFLLIISYVFILVTVWKRSSGGLHKALSTLSAHITVVVLFFGPCIFVYMWPFPTVPVDKFLAILDFLVTPILNPAIYTLRNKDMKMAMRRLSSQLLIWRKVS, encoded by the coding sequence ATGTATGAAGCAAATGACTCTTCTGTGTCTGAATTTGTTTTCCTGGGACTTTCTGCCTCTAGACCAGTGCAGCATTTCCTCCTTGCCTTCTCTACAGTGTTTTATGTCACAATTGTTCTGGGGAATCTCCTTGTTGTGTTTGCAATGACTTTTGACCCTCATCTACATTCCCCCATGTACTTCCTTTTAGCCAACCTctcatttattgatttgtgtttTTCTACCTTAACAGTTCCTAAGATGATTTCTGACCTGTATTTTGGGCACAAAACCATATCCTTCCAGGGGTGTGTCATCCAGATATTTGTCCTTCACACGCTGGGTGGATCTGAGATGGTGCTGCTCACTGCCATGGCctttgaccgctatgtggccatatGTAAGCCCCTGCACTACCTGACCATCATGAGCCCACAGGTGTGCCTTTTGCTTCTGTGTGGTGCTTGGGCTATTGGCCTCATTCACTCAGTGGTCCAGTTAGCCTTTGTGATCCATTTGCCTTTCTGTGGTCCTAATGAAATCGACAGCTTTTACTGTGACCTTCCTTGGTTTATCAAACTTGCGTGCATAGATTCCTACAGAATGGAATTCATGGTCACTGCCATCAGTGGGTTCATATCCATGGGCACTTTCTTCTTGTTGATCATCTCCTATGTTTTCATCCTGGTCACTGTATGGAAACGCTCTTCAGGTGGTTTGCACAAGGCCCTCTCTACTCTGTCAGCGCACATCACTGTGGTGGTTTTGTTCTTTGGACCCTGCATCTTTGTTTACATGTGGCCATTTCCCACGGTGCCAGTGGATAAATTTCTTGCCATTTTAGATTTTTTGGTTACACCCATCCTGAATCCTGCCATTTACACACTGAGGAACAAAGACATGAAGATGGCAATGAGGAGACTGAGTAGTCAGCTTCTGATTTGGAGGAAGGTCTCCTAA